In Streptomyces sp. NBC_01551, one DNA window encodes the following:
- a CDS encoding NnrS multi-domain protein: MARRRYDQRVLALVEVRGEARDFEQAKAEFVLQGWPVVEEFGRGEGPSADVLTPDPRSRLYWVEVRLFGARNARTERAAGWRVQGLAKTAVLEMYVRRTRLVDPDREQLEEYRSHTTAHRRDPRRATGRWTRAVEGSGHYDTGSIALGTPSEARRLARMATPGNTPARTDLDVRMSPKRGRWDMELRREDDFMRRLARMFGWLLAMAFAAGCFRGAEGAVRWPWLLIGLGCLARGIHLASGLAAARGRLFGCGAGALGALLLLLLVYGVPGVGAAWTPGGMLFDAVVVVTLVGIWLLVRQWTTWSEWLTATVPLAVTLAAGLVVASGSVLHGLYGNGLDLTPQELDVPGLWQVVAGAKLVTYLGLGLLGPALWGIARHFHVGFTRPGEYLNVVMYVLLYVVVLASLVGLATDNAATAVERTKAAAAHRREAPAYFGVRPEWTCVQPTVPVAALNAEGGLLDPRRPYLFFGVADDMALLWNTDTDAPLKQRTDQVRLVPAKDPARPCGV; this comes from the coding sequence GTGGCGCGACGGCGGTACGACCAGCGCGTGCTCGCCCTCGTCGAAGTGCGGGGCGAGGCGCGGGACTTCGAGCAGGCCAAGGCGGAATTCGTCCTTCAGGGCTGGCCGGTGGTGGAGGAGTTCGGCCGGGGCGAGGGCCCCTCGGCCGACGTCCTCACCCCGGACCCCCGGTCACGGCTCTACTGGGTCGAGGTGCGCCTCTTCGGGGCGCGCAACGCCCGCACCGAGCGCGCGGCCGGTTGGCGCGTTCAGGGGCTTGCCAAAACGGCCGTCCTGGAGATGTACGTACGGCGCACGCGCCTCGTCGACCCCGACCGCGAGCAGTTGGAGGAGTACCGCTCCCACACCACGGCCCACCGCCGCGACCCCCGCCGCGCGACCGGCCGGTGGACGCGGGCCGTGGAGGGATCCGGCCACTACGACACCGGCTCCATCGCCCTTGGCACCCCCTCGGAGGCCAGGCGCCTGGCCCGGATGGCCACCCCGGGGAACACCCCCGCGCGCACGGACCTCGACGTGCGGATGTCCCCGAAACGGGGGCGCTGGGACATGGAGTTGCGGCGCGAGGACGACTTCATGAGGCGGCTGGCCCGGATGTTCGGCTGGCTGCTCGCCATGGCCTTCGCCGCCGGATGCTTCAGGGGGGCGGAGGGCGCGGTCCGCTGGCCGTGGCTGTTGATCGGCCTCGGCTGCCTGGCGCGGGGGATCCACCTCGCGAGCGGGCTGGCCGCGGCCCGGGGGCGCCTGTTCGGCTGCGGCGCCGGAGCGCTCGGCGCCCTCCTGCTGCTGCTCCTCGTGTACGGGGTGCCAGGGGTCGGGGCGGCCTGGACACCGGGCGGGATGCTGTTCGACGCGGTGGTGGTCGTGACCCTGGTCGGCATCTGGCTCCTGGTGCGCCAGTGGACCACCTGGTCGGAGTGGCTCACGGCGACCGTCCCGCTCGCGGTCACGCTGGCGGCGGGGCTGGTCGTCGCCTCCGGTTCGGTCCTGCACGGGCTGTACGGCAACGGCCTCGACCTCACGCCGCAGGAGCTGGACGTGCCGGGCCTGTGGCAGGTGGTGGCCGGGGCGAAGCTGGTCACCTACCTCGGGCTGGGGCTGCTGGGGCCCGCCCTGTGGGGGATCGCGCGGCACTTCCACGTCGGCTTCACCCGGCCCGGCGAGTACCTGAACGTGGTCATGTACGTCCTGCTGTACGTCGTGGTCCTGGCCTCGCTGGTGGGCCTCGCGACGGACAACGCGGCGACGGCGGTCGAGCGGACCAAGGCCGCCGCCGCCCACCGGCGCGAGGCGCCCGCGTACTTCGGGGTGCGGCCGGAGTGGACGTGCGTGCAGCCGACGGTGCCCGTGGCCGCGCTCAATGCCGAGGGGGGCCTCCTCGACCCGCGCCGGCCGTACCTGTTCTTCGGGGTGGCCGACGACATGGCGCTGCTGTGGAACACCGACACGGACGCCCCGCTGAAGCAGCGGACCGACCAGGTGCGCCTCGTACCGGCGAAGGATCCCGCGCGGCCGTGCGGTGTCTGA
- the aceB gene encoding malate synthase A, producing MSAPAPSPLAIVDAEPLPRQDEVLTEAALAFVTELHRRFGPRRAELLARRSERRAEIARTSHLDFLPDTAQVREGEWQVAPAPAALLDRRVEITGPTDRKMTINALNSGAKVWLADFEDASAPTWENVVLGQLNLIDAYERRIDFTDPRTGKAYALKSADQLATVVMRPRGWHLEERHLRIDGGPASGALVDFGLYFFHNAQRLIDLGKGPYFYLPKTESHLEARLWNEIFVFAQDYVGIPQGTVRATVLIETITAAYEMEEILYELRDHAAGLNAGRWDYLFSIVKNFRDGGEKFVLPDRNAVTMTAPFMRAYTELLVRTCHKRGAHAIGGMAAFIPSRKDAEVNKVAFEKVKADKDREAGDGFDGSWVAHPDLVPIAMASFDAVLGEKPNQKDRLREDVSVAPGDLIAIDSLDAKPTYEGLRNAVQVGIRYIEAWLRGLGAVGIFGLMEDAATAEISRSQIWQWINAGVVFENGQLATAELTRTIAAGELAAIRAEVGDEAFAAGKWQQAHDLLLQVSLDADYADFLTLPAYDRLEG from the coding sequence ATGTCCGCACCAGCGCCGTCCCCGCTGGCCATCGTCGACGCCGAGCCCCTGCCCCGGCAGGACGAAGTCCTCACCGAAGCGGCACTCGCCTTCGTGACGGAACTCCACCGGCGGTTCGGCCCCCGCCGGGCCGAACTCCTCGCCCGCCGCTCCGAGCGGCGCGCCGAGATCGCCCGCACCTCCCACCTCGACTTCCTCCCGGACACCGCACAGGTCCGCGAGGGCGAGTGGCAGGTCGCCCCGGCGCCGGCCGCACTGCTGGACCGCCGCGTGGAGATCACCGGTCCCACCGACCGCAAGATGACCATCAACGCCCTGAACTCGGGCGCCAAGGTCTGGCTCGCCGACTTCGAGGACGCCTCCGCTCCCACCTGGGAGAACGTCGTCCTCGGCCAGCTCAACCTCATCGACGCCTACGAGCGCCGCATCGACTTCACCGACCCGCGCACGGGCAAGGCGTACGCCCTGAAGTCCGCCGACCAGCTCGCGACCGTGGTCATGCGGCCCCGCGGCTGGCACCTGGAGGAGCGCCACCTGCGGATCGACGGGGGCCCGGCCTCCGGCGCGCTCGTCGACTTCGGCCTGTACTTCTTCCACAACGCGCAGCGCCTGATCGACCTCGGCAAGGGCCCGTACTTCTACCTGCCGAAGACGGAGTCGCACCTGGAGGCGCGCCTCTGGAACGAGATCTTCGTCTTCGCCCAGGACTACGTCGGGATCCCGCAGGGCACGGTCCGCGCGACCGTCCTGATCGAGACCATCACGGCCGCGTACGAGATGGAGGAGATCCTCTACGAGCTGCGCGACCACGCGGCGGGCCTGAACGCCGGGCGCTGGGACTACCTCTTCTCCATCGTCAAGAACTTCCGTGACGGGGGCGAGAAGTTCGTCCTGCCGGACCGCAACGCGGTGACGATGACCGCCCCGTTCATGCGCGCGTACACCGAACTCCTGGTCCGCACCTGCCACAAGCGCGGCGCGCACGCCATCGGCGGCATGGCGGCGTTCATCCCGTCCCGCAAGGACGCCGAGGTCAACAAGGTCGCGTTCGAGAAGGTCAAGGCCGACAAGGACCGCGAGGCGGGCGACGGCTTCGACGGCTCCTGGGTCGCGCACCCCGACCTGGTCCCGATCGCGATGGCCTCCTTCGACGCGGTGCTCGGCGAGAAGCCGAACCAGAAGGACCGCCTGCGCGAGGACGTCTCGGTGGCCCCGGGCGACCTGATCGCGATCGACTCCCTGGACGCGAAGCCGACGTACGAGGGCCTGCGCAACGCGGTCCAGGTCGGCATCCGTTACATCGAGGCGTGGCTGCGCGGCCTGGGCGCCGTCGGCATCTTCGGCCTGATGGAGGACGCGGCCACCGCCGAGATCTCGCGCTCGCAGATCTGGCAGTGGATCAACGCCGGCGTGGTCTTCGAGAACGGCCAACTGGCGACCGCCGAGCTGACCCGCACGATCGCGGCCGGGGAACTGGCCGCCATCCGCGCCGAGGTCGGCGACGAGGCCTTCGCTGCGGGCAAGTGGCAGCAGGCCCACGACCTCCTGCTCCAGGTCTCCCTCGACGCCGACTACGCGGACTTCCTGACCCTCCCCGCGTACGACCGCCTCGAAGGCTGA
- a CDS encoding NTP transferase domain-containing protein: protein MSQASAASAPRPAPPVIAGLLLAAGGGRRLGGRPKALLPYRGRPLVENAVRVLREAGLGPLHVVLGASAAEVRERADLTGCVVVDNPDWAEGMGSSLRVGLASLAGTDARAALVSLVDQPGIGPAAVARVREAYRSPASLVAASYDGERGHPVLFGADRWADIAATATGDKGARVHLTRHAGELTLVECGDVAEAFDIDTPSDLARLG, encoded by the coding sequence ATGTCACAAGCCAGCGCAGCATCCGCTCCCCGCCCCGCTCCCCCGGTGATCGCCGGCCTCCTCCTCGCCGCCGGCGGCGGCCGCCGGCTCGGCGGACGCCCCAAGGCCCTGCTCCCGTACCGGGGGCGCCCCCTCGTCGAGAACGCCGTACGGGTGCTGCGCGAGGCCGGCCTCGGCCCGCTGCACGTGGTCCTCGGCGCCTCGGCGGCCGAGGTCCGCGAGCGCGCCGACCTGACGGGCTGCGTGGTCGTGGACAACCCGGACTGGGCCGAGGGCATGGGCTCCTCGCTGCGCGTCGGCCTCGCCTCGCTCGCCGGTACGGACGCCCGCGCGGCCCTGGTCTCCCTGGTGGACCAGCCGGGGATCGGCCCGGCGGCGGTGGCCCGGGTCCGCGAGGCCTACCGCTCCCCGGCCAGCCTGGTGGCGGCCTCGTACGACGGGGAGCGCGGGCACCCGGTGCTGTTCGGGGCGGACCGCTGGGCGGACATCGCGGCGACGGCGACCGGCGACAAGGGCGCGCGGGTGCATCTGACGCGCCACGCCGGGGAACTCACCCTGGTGGAGTGCGGGGACGTCGCGGAGGCCTTCGACATCGACACCCCGTCCGACCTGGCACGTCTGGGGTGA
- a CDS encoding PLP-dependent aminotransferase family protein encodes MANGRVVQTADRTIGSRQLAALLPAEVLARPGYRALADAVRTLILDGRIALHVRLPAERELAEAVGASRATVTGAYDLLRESGYVRSRRGSGTWTELPEGHGPVGTHMLVGAGGYSADGEPGIDLAIAAMGAPEESLTDALAWAASRLPGLARNPGYLPFGLPDLRGAIADRFTRRGLPTRPEQILVTAGAQQAFALVVSLLCRAGDRVLTESPTYANALDALRHARLRAGSIAVSDAGWDMEIAESTLRQTVPRLAYVVPDFHNPTGSLMPQEQRLRLLAATRRTGTWLVVDETIADIALDVPPPAPLASLAPRGGADHVVTIGSLSKTHWGGLRVGWVRATAKMITELTSVRVAADMTGSVLDQLVALPLLAGLDRSLPDRLEQLRIRRAALVRALERHTPEWSWQLPPGGLSLWVDLGEPVSSALAERAAAAGVNIGRGARFGVDPGTFEHRLRIPYTLPPDRLEEAVRLLAAAFHEGVPLTPAVERPHWVA; translated from the coding sequence ATGGCGAACGGGCGAGTGGTCCAGACGGCGGACAGGACGATCGGCAGCCGCCAGCTCGCGGCGCTGCTGCCCGCCGAGGTACTGGCCCGCCCCGGTTACCGGGCGCTCGCCGACGCCGTCCGCACCCTGATCCTCGACGGCCGGATCGCCCTGCACGTACGGCTGCCCGCCGAGCGCGAGCTCGCCGAGGCGGTCGGCGCCAGCCGGGCCACCGTCACCGGGGCGTACGACCTGCTGCGCGAGAGCGGGTACGTCCGCAGCCGGCGCGGCTCCGGCACCTGGACCGAGCTCCCCGAGGGCCACGGCCCGGTCGGCACCCACATGCTGGTCGGCGCCGGTGGCTACAGCGCCGACGGCGAGCCGGGCATCGACCTGGCCATCGCCGCCATGGGCGCCCCCGAGGAGAGCCTCACCGACGCGCTCGCCTGGGCCGCGTCCCGGCTGCCGGGGCTGGCGCGCAACCCCGGCTACCTGCCCTTCGGGCTGCCGGACCTGCGCGGCGCGATCGCCGACCGCTTCACCCGGCGCGGCCTGCCGACGCGGCCCGAGCAGATCCTGGTCACGGCGGGCGCCCAACAGGCGTTCGCCCTGGTCGTGAGCCTGCTGTGCCGGGCGGGGGACCGGGTGCTCACGGAGAGCCCCACCTACGCGAACGCCCTGGACGCGCTGCGGCACGCCCGGCTGCGCGCCGGGTCCATCGCCGTCTCGGACGCGGGCTGGGACATGGAGATAGCCGAGTCCACGCTGCGGCAGACGGTGCCGAGGCTGGCCTACGTGGTACCCGACTTCCACAACCCCACCGGGTCCCTGATGCCGCAGGAGCAGCGGCTGCGGCTGCTGGCGGCGACCCGGCGCACGGGGACCTGGCTGGTGGTGGACGAGACCATCGCGGACATCGCGCTGGACGTGCCGCCGCCGGCCCCGCTGGCCTCCCTCGCCCCGAGGGGCGGCGCCGACCACGTGGTGACCATCGGCTCGCTGAGCAAGACCCACTGGGGCGGGCTGCGGGTGGGCTGGGTTCGGGCCACCGCCAAGATGATCACGGAGCTGACCTCGGTCCGGGTCGCGGCGGACATGACCGGCTCGGTACTGGACCAGCTGGTAGCCCTCCCGCTGCTGGCCGGCCTCGACCGCTCGCTCCCCGATCGGCTGGAGCAGCTGCGGATCCGCCGGGCGGCGCTGGTACGCGCGCTGGAGCGGCACACGCCCGAGTGGTCCTGGCAGCTCCCGCCCGGCGGCCTCTCGCTCTGGGTGGACCTCGGCGAACCGGTCAGCTCCGCCTTGGCGGAGCGGGCGGCCGCGGCCGGCGTCAACATCGGCCGCGGCGCCCGCTTCGGCGTCGACCCGGGCACCTTCGAACACCGCCTGCGGATCCCGTACACCCTCCCCCCGGACCGGCTGGAGGAAGCCGTCCGCCTCCTCGCCGCGGCCTTCCACGAGGGCGTCCCCCTCACCCCGGCGGTGGAACGCCCGCACTGGGTGGCCTGA
- a CDS encoding peptidoglycan-binding protein: MKEARCLLDFWTGLQATDDEPDTVFGPDAAAATRSFQTVRGLPVTGVVDAATWSELRHS, encoded by the coding sequence GTGAAGGAGGCGCGGTGCCTCCTCGACTTCTGGACCGGCCTGCAGGCGACCGACGACGAGCCCGACACGGTCTTCGGGCCCGACGCCGCGGCGGCCACGCGGTCCTTCCAGACGGTGCGCGGGCTGCCGGTGACCGGCGTGGTCGACGCCGCGACCTGGTCCGAGCTCCGGCACAGCTGA
- a CDS encoding response regulator transcription factor has translation MTIRLLLADDHPVVRAGLRAVLDTEPDFAVVAEAATAERAVELAASEPVDVVLMDLQFGAGMHGSAATRLITAAPGAPRVLVLTTYDTDADILAAVEAGASGYLLKDAPPEELAAAVRTAAAGQSALAPAVALRLMDRMRTPAEALTKRELEVLQLVADGLSNQQISKRLFLSQATVKSHLVHVYAKLGVDSRTSAVAAAATRRLIRTP, from the coding sequence ATGACGATCCGGCTGCTGCTGGCCGACGACCACCCGGTGGTACGGGCGGGGCTGCGCGCCGTACTGGACACCGAGCCGGACTTCGCGGTGGTCGCGGAGGCCGCGACGGCCGAGCGGGCGGTGGAGCTGGCCGCGTCGGAGCCGGTGGACGTGGTGCTGATGGACCTCCAGTTCGGCGCGGGCATGCACGGCTCGGCGGCGACCCGGCTGATCACGGCCGCGCCGGGGGCGCCCCGGGTCCTGGTCCTGACCACGTACGACACGGACGCGGACATCCTTGCGGCGGTGGAGGCGGGCGCCTCGGGGTACCTGCTCAAGGACGCCCCGCCGGAGGAACTGGCGGCCGCGGTCCGCACGGCGGCGGCCGGCCAGTCGGCGCTGGCCCCGGCGGTGGCGCTGCGCCTGATGGACCGGATGCGCACACCGGCGGAGGCGCTGACGAAGCGGGAGCTGGAGGTCCTCCAGCTGGTCGCGGACGGGCTGTCGAACCAGCAGATCTCGAAGCGGCTCTTCCTCAGCCAGGCCACGGTGAAGTCCCACCTGGTGCACGTCTACGCCAAACTCGGCGTCGACTCCCGCACCTCGGCGGTGGCCGCAGCCGCCACCCGCCGCCTGATCCGCACGCCCTGA